Part of the Henckelia pumila isolate YLH828 chromosome 2, ASM3356847v2, whole genome shotgun sequence genome is shown below.
ATTGATTTGTACATAATCGTGCTTTTCTCTATTTGCATAATTCTGCATTTCAGCATGGAACGGACTATAGAGAGGTTCCGGGAACATGTGAAAGAAGAGTGGAAGGCTAATACGAAAGGCGAACAACAAACGGAGGCAAGATCTCCATTTTATTGATGGCTAAATCTTGAAAATACAAGCATGCACATCACTCTTATGTCTGCGTGTGTCGCTCCCTAAGCGACAATGTCGACGAGAAGCACCTAATTAATCATAGTACTAGAGACTTAAACATAACTACATAAGAACAACAAGAACATTGACCATATCCAAGAAAATTACTAAATTCTAATATAATATCTATTAGTTAGTACAATGCACCAAAGCCATATATGCCTAACAAGTCGTATCgaatttgatttgtttgttATTTGGATAGGACATGAAGCATGAAGCTGAAATCCTGTCGAAGAAGATCGAACTCCTGGAAAATTCTCAAAGGTTCTCATTTTTCTTAGCACACCCCTACATGCTACTACTTGGCATCTCATTTACTAACTTTAGAACTGAAATTTTGAGTGTTTTAGGAAGTTTTTAGGGCACGAAGTAGGGATGTGTTCGATGGAGGAGATTCATGAAATGGAAAACCAGTTGGAGAAAAGCCTCAAGAACATCAGAACAAGAAAGGTGCGAAATTCGATTTTGAGTCTTCATCTCGGATGAAATCTTTTATCGAAATAATTAgacattaatttcaaaattttccaaaGTTTTTCTCAATCTCTGGAAACAATTTGGGATTGCAGACATTATATTGTACTTAGTTTCATTTGTTGTTTTACACGGCCAGGCTCAATTATTCAGTGAGGAAATAGAAAAATTACAAGCAAAGGTATTTATATTATCTTGCAACTATAATAACCATCTTAGTTTTATTCTATCTGCGTCTCACTAATttttatcttgatttatttctctTTGCAATTTCAGGAAAAGCTTTTGCTAGAAGAAAATGCAAGATTAACTGAAAAggttaaaaattaatatttatggattggtttgatatatattaCATTTTCCAGTGTATTACATATATCTGCTTGTTCCATCCCTATTATATTCAATTTTTCTTAATGTTTTTGATTGCTAATTTGTCAAAATTTGTGTAGGATGAATTTAAATCAACGCCGAATATTGTAGGTGATCTAAATCTAATGGAGATTCCAAGTTCAAGCCAAAGTACACTTACCTGCTGTGAGGTGATTACAGAATTGTTTATTGGCCAAACACCCATTCGTTAGGCCTCTTAAGTATTTTAATTACCGCGATTTATCATTAATTCTCATGTAACAACAAcgacaacaacaataataacaaATTTGCCGTACTAAGTATAGGCATGGGAATAACAATCTGTATATTTCTtcacttttattttcttttgtttttctttttaccTATTTTGTGCTTGTTTATATTTTTTGTGCATTCAATAACCGAGCTCGGTATAAAATGTGCATTTCTGTTAATGTCTTGAAATAGAACCCAAGATCTTAGACACAACCTGTTATCGATCCGAAAGCTAGCTTGCTTAGCTACATAACAGGTGGATGCAACGTCGTTGAGCTGGCCTCCGGAACGTAGAGTTAGTATTTAAGCACTTCAATAGAAAGTTAACCAGTCAAAGACTCAAAATGAACTACAATATGTAGAGTATGTTGTTAATATGGTAAATGAAGTTAATGCCTAGCACTGTATAAGAGTTCATTTAAACACGGAGAAAGTGATCAGATTCTACCAGAAACAGAGAACATGAACATGAGAAAAATTAGAAGTTTCGTCGAGGATTATTTGTACATCAAAAGTTTTGGTTAAACACAACGTGGATTGATTATGTGTTATCATATTTAGGCAATGTTTGGTAGAACATTTAGGAAgtacttctcagcttttccatcacaaaattttaaaagtttgtgaaaaaaaaagcaGAGAAGTATTTCCTAAaagctcttccaaacactaccttactGCTATAATATGTTAGGATCACACATGCGGGTATGTTTTCCAGATTATGCATGCTCCCTCTAAACACATATTTTTTACTATTAGAAATGTGAAACGGACTTGAGGAATTGTTAAATTTATGTACACCAGATTGTTCAAATCTTCAGAAAGGTAATGTCTAATTattagcttcttcatctttcACAGAATCGTAAATTTCCCAGGCCTAATCATATGTACAATCCGCGTTGATGGAAACACAAGTTCATTAGGTCTGTATAAATGACTGATCGGAGGCAATGGAAAACAGAGGTTGATAGAAAAATCAATGCATACCAATTTATTATATCACATCAAATGTGTTTCACCTTATGTAAACTCCACAATCTTATGACACAAAGCATGAGCTTTTTCGGATCCAATACACAATTTGTGACAAAAATCAAACAGGGAATCCAATGAAATCAGCAAGAAAGTGAGAAACAATCTTGGATCTGGATTTGTCGAAAAGATCAATCCCATGACACCCTCCTTCATCGAACC
Proteins encoded:
- the LOC140881910 gene encoding MADS-box protein AGL42-like, translated to MVRGKIELKRIENTTSRQVTFSKRRNGLLKKAYELSVLCDAEVALIIFSQKGRLFEFASSNMERTIERFREHVKEEWKANTKGEQQTEDMKHEAEILSKKIELLENSQRKFLGHEVGMCSMEEIHEMENQLEKSLKNIRTRKAQLFSEEIEKLQAKEKLLLEENARLTEKDEFKSTPNIVGDLNLMEIPSSSQSTLTCCEVITELFIGQTPIR